CAAGACAATCATGCTGGGATGCGTGCACTTTTTTGACAAGTGCATTTTCCAAAATCTTGATTAACTTCTAAAATTTGTGGAAAACATTACTATAGGCAACAAGATTTGCCGTCAGTAAAACTTATTTAGGAGTGATATTTTTGAGTATCAAAGAAACAGCTTTACCAAAAGTTCAAACGAAACTATTTATTAATGGAAAATGGATTGACGGAGATAGTAAAGAAGTAAAAGATATTATAAATCCAGCAACAGGCGAAGTTATCGCAAAGATTGCCCAAGCAGGACCTGGCGAAACGAAACAAGCAATTAAAGCGGCGAAAGATGCATTTCCGGACTGGGCAAACATGGAACTAGCTGAGCGAGTAAAAATTTTGCATAAAATAGCTGATTTAATGGAACAAAAGGCAGATAAACTCGCAAAAATTATGACGCTAGAGCAAGGGAAACCTCTAAAAGAATCAAAAGGAGAAGTACTAACTGGTGTTGAAAACTTCCGGTTTGCTGCAGAAGAAGCAAGACGATTATATGGTGAAACAATTCCAGCACCTAACAATCATGCTTTCATTGTAAAAAAACAACCTATTGGTGTGGTTGCTGCGATTACTCCTTGGAATTTCCCAGGTGGAATGGTTACCAGGAAAATTGCTCCAGCACTTGCTACTGGTAATACCGTCATATTAAAACCTTCCGGAGATACACCACTTTCAGCCTTGGCGATTTTCGAAATTTTTGAAGAAGCGGGCTTACCAAAAGGTGTGGCGAATATCGTGATGGGCAGTTCAAAAGAAATCGGTGAAACTCTAACCGATAGCGATGATGTTCGAAAACTTACTTTTACCGGTTCTACTAAAGTCGGTCAAAGTTTATTTAAACAATCTGCAGGCACATTGAAAAAAATATCGCTTGAGCTTGGAGGACACGCACCTTTCATCGTATTTGCAGATGCGAATTTAGAGCAAGCTACAAGTGATTTAGTCGCAGCAAAATTCCGTAATAATGGACAAGTATGCGTATCACCCAACCGGATTTTTGTAGCCAAAGAAATAAAAGAAGCTTTTACAAAACTACTTATTACTAAAGTAGAAAAATTAAAAGTTGGTAACGGTTTAGATGATGTAAATATTGGTCCGCTAATTCGCGAAGATGCGATGGACAAAATCGATCAACAACTAAAAAATGCTAAAGATAAAGGTGCTAAAGTCTTAACTGGTGGTGGACGTTTGACAGGTAGCGATTATGATAAGGGTAACTTCTATCAACCAACTGTTTTGGATGAAGTAACGCGTGAGATGGATATATTCTACGAGGAAACTTTTGGGCCTGTTATACCTTTAATTAATTTTGAAACGGAAGATGAAGCAATTGAACTGGCCAATGATAGTGAATTTGGTTTAGCTTCCTACTTTTATACAAAAGATTTAGCAAGAGTCGAAAAAGTAAGTTCTGCATTAGAATACGGCATGGTTGGAGCAAACGAGATTGCCATTTCTAATCCGGAAACACCATTTGGTGGCGTTAAACATTCAGGATTTGGCCGAGAAAATGGACACTTCGGAATGGAAGAATATATTGACGTCAAATTTATCAATCTAAAATATCGTGATTAAACCTCCCTTTAAAAACTTCATGTTAGAGAAAAATCCTCTTCGCTGATTGCGTAGGGGATTTTTCCTATTACTAGGAAAAAAATGTATTTGTAAGCGAATTCAAAGGTTTATATAATTAGAATTAAGTTAAAGAAAGGGAGGATACAGATGAAAAACATTTTACTTATTTGTGGTTCAGGAGCTTCAAGCGGATTTATGGCAGCAGCAATTAGAAAAGCAGCAAAGAAAAAAGGAGAACAAGTGACTGTAAAAGCTGCTAGTGAAGCTCAAATAGACGAACGAATTAATGAAATTGATTACTTACTCATTGGTCCGCACTTATCATACATGTTAGATGATTTGAAGGAAAAAGTGAAAGACAAAGATGTACTTGTAACAGTTATTCCACAGTCTACGTATGGATCATTAAACGGTGAAAAAGCATTGGAATTAATTTTGAATATGGAGGGGTAAACGATGAACAACAAAGTGATGGATTTTATGACGAATAAATTTGCTCCAAAAGTAAATAAAGTTGTTAAAAATCCTTGGGTCTCTGCGATACAAGATGCAATTATGTCAGCACTTCCGTTAGTTTTTGTCGGTTCTTTAGTGACCATTGTTTCCTTACTCAAAAATTTATTTCCTAAGATGCCTGATTTCTCCATGATTAGTAACTTTTCTTTTGGGATGTTTGGTTTGGTTGTAGCTTTTTTGATTCCATATTATGTAATGGAAAAAAAAGGCAATAGTAGCCAAAAATTAATCGCTGGTGCGACGGGATTGGTGCTCTTCTTGATGCTCTTATTTCCGACAATTACAGCAGATGGGAATGCCGTTTATATTTTATCAAGGTTTGGGGCAACTGGGATGTTTTTATCGATTACAACAGGTTTATTTGTGGGAGTAGTAATGAATTTTGCCGCAAAACGCTCGTTGTTTAGTGAAGATACACCTATACCAGATTTTGTTGTTGGCTGGTTTAATAGTCTTTTACCAATTACGTTCATATTAATAGTAGGATGGTTAATTACCGTTCAATTTAATATTGATTTCTTTGAAGTAATTGTTGCTGTTTTTAGTCCACTTGCATCAATTGTACAATCTTATCCAGGGTTTGTTTTATCTGTATTCATTCCAGCATTCCTTTATACATTTGGGATTTCAGGGTGGGTGATGATGCCGGCGATTTATCCAGTTTATATGGCCGGACTCGCAGCAAATGCAGAAGCTGTGACGAGTGGTGGAACTGCCTCAAACATCGCAACGCAAGAAACTGTCTATGCCTTAATTTCCATTGGCGGGGTAGGCACGACTTTATCGCTTTCCGTGATGATGCTCGTTTTAAGTAAATCGATTCAACTGAAGGCAATCGGAAAAGCCGTGATCGTTCCTTCCATTTTTAATATTAATGAACCGTTATTTTTCGGAGCACCAATTGCCTTCAATCCTTACTTAATGATTCCAACATGGATAAATGCTTTATTAGTACCAAGTATCGCGTACTTTGTTATGACAGTTAATTTAGTTAATATACCAGCACAGTCATTTTTACTTTGGTATATGCCTTATCCAGTAACATCCTATTTAGCAACACAAGATTGGCGCGGGATTATTGCTTGTTTAGCGATTATCGTGATAACTTGGCTCGTATACCTGCCATTCTTTAAAGCATATGACAACTCTTTGCTCAAAAAAGAAAAACTAGAAGCACAAGAAACAACCAGTGAAATGGCAACAAATTGATTGGAGGAAACAAAATGTCTAAGCAAGACAATGTGGAAGAAACAGATAGTTTGAATGAGCTATCAATGAACATTTTAATTCATGCGGGAAATGCAAGGAATGACTTGGTGGATGCTTTGAATTACTTAGAAGATTTTGAGTTTAGTAAAGCTGATGAAAGTATCCAAGCAGCAAAAAAAGAAATCGTTATTGCACACGGCTTACAAACAGACACACTACAATTAGAAGCATCGGGCAACCAAATTCGCTATTCGACACTTTTCTGTCATGCGCAAGATACATTAATGACAGCCAAAAGTGAAATCCTAATTGGTGAACACATATTACGTTTGTTTAAAAAAATGAATGAGCAAATGAAAAAGTAGGAGGGACAACTATGTTTGAAAATTACAAGTTTCCGAACGATTTTCTTTGGGGAGGAGCTATTGCCGCAAATCAGGCAGAGGGCGCTTTTCAATTAGATGGAAAAGGAATTAGTCTAGCAGATTTACACAAATACCACACAAATAAAACCAACGAAGAGATTAGCGAGGAGCAGCATAAAGGAGTTAGTTTAGCTGATATAAAAGCAAATATTGTAGATAAAACAAATTATTATCCGAAACGCCATGGTATTGATTTCTATCATACCTATCCAGAAGATTTGGCATTACTTGCTGAAATGGGTTTCAAAACATTCCGTACGTCCATTGATTGGACGCGAATTTTCCCTACAGGTGAAGAAGACGAGCCAAACGAAGCAGGTTTAAAATACTATGATAATTTAATCGATAAAATAATCGAATTGGGTATGGAACCAATTATTACTATCCTACATTATGAAACTCCGGTCGAAATTGTCTTAAAACATGGCGGATGGCATAATCGTAAAGTTATCGATTTATTCGTTAAATATGGTAAAACAGTATTGGATCGATACAGCCAAAAAGTAAAATATTGGATTGTTATCAACCAAATTAATTTAATTCAATTCGAGCCGTTTAACTCTACAGCGATTCCAAATGACGCCGTGGATGATTATTTATCCGCAACGTATCAAGCGGTTCACAACCAATTCGTAGCAAGTGCACAAATTTACGAATACGGTAAGATGATTAACCCGGACTTAATGATAGGAACAATGCTTGCAGATTGCACAGCCTATCCATATTCTTGTGATCCAGATGATATTGTCCTTGCAATGAAACGCAACCGGATGGAATACTTCTATGCAGATGTAGCATTCCAAGGTGAATATCCGCAGTACGCATTAAACTATTTCGATGAAAACGGAATTAAAGTAGAAATCACACCTGAAGATAAAGACCTTTTAAGTAAGAATACGATGGACTATTTAGCTTTATCTTACTATTATTCTCAAATGGTAGACTCTAAGAAAAATGACTTAGATCCAGCATCAATTACACCAAATCCACATTTAAAAGCAAATCCATGGGGCTGGGCTGTTGATCCAAAAGGCTTATACAACGCTTTGTCAGAGTATTGGGATAGATATCATAAACCAATTATTATAGCCGAAAATGGTTTCGGAATGTACGACAAACTAGAGCACGGAGAAGTAAATGACGATTACCGAATTGATTACTTATCAGCTCATCTAAAAGAAATGAAACGTGCTATGTACGATGGTGTCGAAGTAATTGCCTACTGTGCTTGGGGACCAATCGATATTGTTAGCTGTTCCTCCGCGCAAATGGAAAAAAGATATGGCTTCATTTATGTAGACTTGGATAATGAAGGAAAAGGTACAGGCAAAAGAATTAAAAAGAAAAGTTTTTCATGGTATAAAAAAGTAATAGCTTCTAATGGGCAAGATTTAGAAGCATGACCTGATAAAGCCAGTTGTGGCCCTCATACAACTGGCTTTATCTATATAGGGGGTAACAAGAAATGGATACGCAAAAAGAAGTACTAGCTTATTTGGCCAAACATACGAGTAAGTGGGTTACCTCAAATGAGTTAGCAGATTTTTGTGAATGCACGACACGAACAATCCGTGCAAAAGTTTTCAAAATAAATGAAGCAACACCTGGTTTAATTAAATCCACTCAAAAAGGTTATAAGATTAATGAAAATGTGAAATTGGAAGTGCAAACAGAAAGTGATTCGACAGAACGTAAATCACAATTATTGCTTCAATTAATTAAAAATTCGACTAAAGGCGTTGATTTATTTGATCTCGCCGATATTTTGTATATTTCAGAAGTTACTTTAAAAAAAGATATCCAGCAATTAAAAAAAGAACTTCGAGATGCCCATGTCCAAATCGTCATAAGTAAAAATCGAATTAAATTAATTGGCAAAGAGACAGCTAAAAGAAAATACATGATTTCTTTACTATATGAAGAAGGCGGCTACAGAGAAAGTATTAAAGGACACATTCAAGAAATGATTGGTGCTATTTCGATAGATAAGCTACAAACTATCATTGGAGAAGTACTTACAAAAGAAGCAATCACAACGAATCAATATTCGATGATGAACATTGTGTTACATTATGCTATCAGTATGGTGCGTATTGGGCAAGGAAACACGCTAATTGAAACTAAAAATGCCCTCATAAAAAAAACCTCCCAAGAATATCAAATATCGAAAAAAATTGCCAGAATCCTTTCTAAAGAATATCAACTAGAATTCTCAGAAGAAGAAATACAACAATTAGCTTTACAATATGTTGGATTACAAAATGAAAAATCAGCCAATGCCAAACAAGAAGAATTAGAAAAATTTGTCGATAGTAAAATCATTCATGCCTTAGAATTAGCCCTTACAAACGTCGAGGAAACCTATTTAATTGATTTACAAAACGAACAACTTTTCATCAAACTCGCGATTCATATTCAAAGTTTATACTACCGAGCATGTTACAAAACCTATACAAGGAACTTAAGCCTGTTAGACATAAAAACATCTTATCCGGTCACATTTGATATTGCTGTATACATCTCTTCATTATTACAAGAAAAATTGGATATCGATTTTAATGAAGACGAAATCTCCTTTATTGCCCTACATATCGGCTCCTTTTTAGAAAGTCAAAACCATAACAATGTGAAACTGACAATCGGATTATTGGTCGATGATTACCATGATTTAAGAGTTAACATGTTAAATAAACTGCAAGAGTTATTTGAAAAGGAAGCAGAAATTAAAGTAATCAAAAAAGAAATAGCAGAAAAAGAGTTAGACATTCTGCTAACTACCAACCGAGACATAGCTTTAGAAAAAGCTGGCTCGATTTTCATCCACCCATTACTAACTAATAAAGACATCAAAAAAATCACTAGTCGAATTCAGACAAAGCGGCGAATACTCGAAAATAACCAACTTGCCAAACAAATAGATCAGTATGTCGTCAAGTCGCTATACTCCAACCAAATTGACCCTTCAGAACTAACTCCACTAAAAATTAGAGCGCAAATGGTAACTAAAATGGAAAAACAAGCGTTTGTTACTCCGGATTTCTATGAAAATGTGGAGAGACGCGAACAAATGGCACCAACTAGTTTTCCATCAGGCATCGCAATACCACACTCCATCGAAAACGATGCGGAGAAAAGCGGTGTTTCGATTATGACTCTTCAAGAATCCATTTTTTGGAATGAAGTGGAGGTAAAGTTAATTGCTCTTGTCGCCATTAGTAAAAACGATGCTAATCAATTTAATGATTTTTTTGAGAAATTTGTTGAAATCGTTTCGGAACAAGTAAATGCTAAAAGACTGTCTATGGCGGAAAGTTTTGATGAGTTTGTTCAAAAATTAAAAATAATGATTGAAGAAAATGAGTAGTTAAAAGCCGTGTATTTCAAGTGCATGGCTTTTTTCTGTTGAAGAATCGATTAAATTGAGCTATAATAAAACTATCAAGCATAAAGGAGTGTTATCTTAAGCCAATGAAATTCTAATCCTGTACTATAAGAAAAAATGAAGAAAGCTATCTTAATTTAGGATAGAAACTATTTTTTCGGACGGGATTCGTATGTTCATTTCGCATGATAACACAGCCATCATTTTTTTGGCGTAGTTTGCGGATTCCTCTCTGAAATTTCAGGAGGTTATTTTTTGTGTCTATAATCGAAATAAATCAATTGAAAATAGAAGTGGCAGATCGCGTGTTAGTTGAAATTCCGAACCTACTCGTAAACCCAAAAGCAAGAGTCGGTATTATCGGCCAAAATGGGCTTGGTAAAACAACGCTTATCGAAGTTATCGCGGGTGTCCAAGAACCAGCTGGAGGTAAAGTTACTATTCAAGGAAGGCTTGCTTACATTAAACAACTGCCAACAGATAAAAGTACAAAAAGTGGTGGGGAAAAAACAAGAAAAGCAATCCAACAAGCAATGCGCCAAAATCCGAGTGTTTTGCTAGCAGATGAACCAACTAGTAACTTGGATGTGAAAAGCGTAAAACACTTAGAACGACAGTGGAAAGACTGGCATGGTGCCTTAATTATCATCTCGCATGACCGGGCATTTTTAAATAGTCTTTGTACGGAAATCTGGGAAATTAAAGACCAAAAAATCCAAGTATACCAAGGAAACTACCAAGCCTATTTAAAGCAAAGAAAACAGCAACAAAACCAAGCAGAATTGGCCTACAAAGAATTTAAAAATAAAAAGAAACAATTAGAAGCTTCTCAAAATTACCATGAAGTCGAAGCAGGACGAATTGTAAAACCCGGAAAACGACTCAATGCGAAAGAAGCAAGCGCCTTTAAAGCTGGAAAAAGGACACAGCAGAAAAAGCAACATAGCACTATTAAGGCACTTGATAAGCGAATTGAACGGCTTGGAAACGTGGAAAAGCCACATAAAGCGAAACCAATAAAAATTTCCACCCCAGAGAACCGAATAATAAAAAAGGGAAATACCGTTCTAACTGCCATAGAAGCAACATACGAAATTGCCGGAAAAAAGCTATTCTCAACAACGGACTTTTCTATTAAGTCAGGAGACAAAGTAGCACTAATTGGCGAAAATGCCAGTGGGAAAACGAGCTTTTTAAAACAAATCCTTCAAAATAATTCTAAGTTAGTATGCAGTAATCAAGCAAAAATTGCCTATTTTGATCAGGAACTACAAGGTTTAGACTTAACAAAAACATTATTAGAAAATATGACAGACATTAGTGTTCAAAGCAAACAAATGACTAAAGAAGTCCTTGGAAGCATGCATTTCAAAGAAACAGATTGGCTCAAAAAAGCGAGCTTACTTTCAGGCGGAGAACGAGTAAAACTACTCCTTAGTATGCTCCTTGTAAGTGATGCAAATTTCCTAATCCTCGATGAACCAACGAATTACTTAGATATTTTTGCAATGGAGGCATTGGAAACGCTAATTCAAAATTTCACAGGTACCGTACTTTTTGTTTCCCATGATAGAACTTTTGTAAGTCAAGTAGCAGAACAGCTTCTAGTTATTGAATCAGGCAAAATGGCTTTTTACCGAATGACCATCACGGAATATGAGGCTAGTATAACGCCAAGTCGTATTACAGAAGAAGATAAGCTTATTCTGGAAATGCGAATGTCTGAAATTGCCGCCAAGCTGATGCAGCCTAACCTAAAGGAAGAAGATAAGGCATTACTGGAAAAAGATTACCAAGAAGTTATTACAAAAAGAAGACAGTTCAATTGAATTGTCTTCTTTTTTGAAGATAGAATGTAATAAAGTTAACTACTTCACCTTTTGCTTGATTTCTTCAAAAGATAGGCTTAGAATCAAATAGTTATTAAAAGAGCAAAGAAAGAAGGAATCCCATGTTTAGTCATCTTCCGGATTCATTCCTACAAATGAACACTATTTTTATCTCTATTTTGATTGAGGCATTACCATTTGTGCTTATTGGAGTGTTTATTGCCGGTTTTATCCAAATGTTTATTTCAGAAAAATTCATCGCGCGAGTAATCCCTAAAAATAAATTTCTAGCAGTCATTGTTGGTTCGTTAATAGGTGTATTTTTCCCTTCTTGTGAGTGCGGAATTGTTCCGATTGTACGTAATTTACTCGCAAAAGGAGTACCACTTCACGCTGGAATTGCTTTTATGCTTACAGCTCCAATTATTAATCCTGTTGTATTATTTTCGACTTATGTGGCATTTGGTAGTACATGGGAAGTTCCGCTACTACGCGTTGCTGGAAGTCTCGTCGTTGCATTAGTTGTTGGCAATATTATCGCTTATTTTTATAAAGGGACAGGACTTAAGGATCGTTTTCTAAAATATGAAACTGCCGGTGAAAAAATGGCAGTACCAGCTGCGAATTTAGCTACGGTTGGTCCAAATAATGGAATGGTTACTCCTCATTTCCAAGTTTTAGAGGCGGAGACAGAAGCTAACCATATTCACCACCATCACCATCACGGCGAAGCACATATTCACGTGGAAATGCCGCTAAGCCAAAAAGTATGGCATACAGTACAACACGCTGTAGATGAGTTTTTCTCGGTTGGAAAATACTTAGTTTTTGGTGCTTTGCTAGCTGCAGCAATGCAAACATACATCAAAACATCTACGCTAGTTTCTATTGGTCACGGACCTGTGCTATCGATTTTATTGATGATGGTACTCGCATTTGTGCTTTCACTATGTTCCGAAGCAGATGCTTTTATTGCTGCTTCATTTCGTAGTGTTTTCTCCACCCAGTCTATCGTTGCATTTTTAGTGTTCGGTCCGATGCTGGATATTAAAAATTTAATGATGATGTTAGGGGCATTTAAAGCAAAATTCGTGCTATTAATTGTTACTAGCGTTACGATTGTTGTCTTTTTATATGCTTTGGTTATTTAAACGAAAGAAGGTGAACAAATGTTTCGTGTGTTTATTTTATTTGGATTTGGCTTTTATTTAATGCAGCTCCATATTTCAGGGGATATAAGTAAATATATCAATATGAAGTATTCTTATTTATCATTTTCAGCAATGATTGCTGCTTTTTTACTTGCAATTGTACAGCTTATTATGGTTTTCCGAGATGAAGATATTGGTGCAAAAACAGAGCACCTAGGACATACTCATGAAGGAGAAAATACGTTTTGGAAAAAAATTCTAGTATACGGATTACTTTCTTATGCTTTAATTGCTGGATTTATGTTTCCAGTGGCGACACTTGATTCGACAATAGTTTCTGCGAAAGGATTCCACTTTCCGAAAAATAATGAAGCAGGGGATGATCCCTATGCCGCGAACCAATTTTTACGTCCAGATACAAGTGGCTATTTTGGTCAAACCGATTATGAAAAAATGATGGAAAAAGAAAAAGCAACAATTATTGATCAAAACCCTATCAAAGTAACTGATAGTAATTACTTGATGACAATGGAGATTTTATATAATTATCCTGGTGAATTTGCAGGAAAACAAATTGAATTTACTGGTTTTGTTTACAACGATAATGTGACGAAAGATAATAATTTATTTTTATTTCGCTTTGGTATCATTCATTGTGTGGCAGATTCTGGTGTGTTCGGAATGCTCGT
The nucleotide sequence above comes from Listeria ivanovii subsp. londoniensis. Encoded proteins:
- a CDS encoding NAD-dependent succinate-semialdehyde dehydrogenase, with protein sequence MSIKETALPKVQTKLFINGKWIDGDSKEVKDIINPATGEVIAKIAQAGPGETKQAIKAAKDAFPDWANMELAERVKILHKIADLMEQKADKLAKIMTLEQGKPLKESKGEVLTGVENFRFAAEEARRLYGETIPAPNNHAFIVKKQPIGVVAAITPWNFPGGMVTRKIAPALATGNTVILKPSGDTPLSALAIFEIFEEAGLPKGVANIVMGSSKEIGETLTDSDDVRKLTFTGSTKVGQSLFKQSAGTLKKISLELGGHAPFIVFADANLEQATSDLVAAKFRNNGQVCVSPNRIFVAKEIKEAFTKLLITKVEKLKVGNGLDDVNIGPLIREDAMDKIDQQLKNAKDKGAKVLTGGGRLTGSDYDKGNFYQPTVLDEVTREMDIFYEETFGPVIPLINFETEDEAIELANDSEFGLASYFYTKDLARVEKVSSALEYGMVGANEIAISNPETPFGGVKHSGFGRENGHFGMEEYIDVKFINLKYRD
- a CDS encoding PTS cellobiose, IIB component; the encoded protein is MKNILLICGSGASSGFMAAAIRKAAKKKGEQVTVKAASEAQIDERINEIDYLLIGPHLSYMLDDLKEKVKDKDVLVTVIPQSTYGSLNGEKALELILNMEG
- a CDS encoding PTS sugar transporter subunit IIC, which gives rise to MNNKVMDFMTNKFAPKVNKVVKNPWVSAIQDAIMSALPLVFVGSLVTIVSLLKNLFPKMPDFSMISNFSFGMFGLVVAFLIPYYVMEKKGNSSQKLIAGATGLVLFLMLLFPTITADGNAVYILSRFGATGMFLSITTGLFVGVVMNFAAKRSLFSEDTPIPDFVVGWFNSLLPITFILIVGWLITVQFNIDFFEVIVAVFSPLASIVQSYPGFVLSVFIPAFLYTFGISGWVMMPAIYPVYMAGLAANAEAVTSGGTASNIATQETVYALISIGGVGTTLSLSVMMLVLSKSIQLKAIGKAVIVPSIFNINEPLFFGAPIAFNPYLMIPTWINALLVPSIAYFVMTVNLVNIPAQSFLLWYMPYPVTSYLATQDWRGIIACLAIIVITWLVYLPFFKAYDNSLLKKEKLEAQETTSEMATN
- a CDS encoding PTS lactose/cellobiose transporter subunit IIA, with amino-acid sequence MSKQDNVEETDSLNELSMNILIHAGNARNDLVDALNYLEDFEFSKADESIQAAKKEIVIAHGLQTDTLQLEASGNQIRYSTLFCHAQDTLMTAKSEILIGEHILRLFKKMNEQMKK
- a CDS encoding glycoside hydrolase family 1 protein gives rise to the protein MFENYKFPNDFLWGGAIAANQAEGAFQLDGKGISLADLHKYHTNKTNEEISEEQHKGVSLADIKANIVDKTNYYPKRHGIDFYHTYPEDLALLAEMGFKTFRTSIDWTRIFPTGEEDEPNEAGLKYYDNLIDKIIELGMEPIITILHYETPVEIVLKHGGWHNRKVIDLFVKYGKTVLDRYSQKVKYWIVINQINLIQFEPFNSTAIPNDAVDDYLSATYQAVHNQFVASAQIYEYGKMINPDLMIGTMLADCTAYPYSCDPDDIVLAMKRNRMEYFYADVAFQGEYPQYALNYFDENGIKVEITPEDKDLLSKNTMDYLALSYYYSQMVDSKKNDLDPASITPNPHLKANPWGWAVDPKGLYNALSEYWDRYHKPIIIAENGFGMYDKLEHGEVNDDYRIDYLSAHLKEMKRAMYDGVEVIAYCAWGPIDIVSCSSAQMEKRYGFIYVDLDNEGKGTGKRIKKKSFSWYKKVIASNGQDLEA
- a CDS encoding BglG family transcription antiterminator translates to MDTQKEVLAYLAKHTSKWVTSNELADFCECTTRTIRAKVFKINEATPGLIKSTQKGYKINENVKLEVQTESDSTERKSQLLLQLIKNSTKGVDLFDLADILYISEVTLKKDIQQLKKELRDAHVQIVISKNRIKLIGKETAKRKYMISLLYEEGGYRESIKGHIQEMIGAISIDKLQTIIGEVLTKEAITTNQYSMMNIVLHYAISMVRIGQGNTLIETKNALIKKTSQEYQISKKIARILSKEYQLEFSEEEIQQLALQYVGLQNEKSANAKQEELEKFVDSKIIHALELALTNVEETYLIDLQNEQLFIKLAIHIQSLYYRACYKTYTRNLSLLDIKTSYPVTFDIAVYISSLLQEKLDIDFNEDEISFIALHIGSFLESQNHNNVKLTIGLLVDDYHDLRVNMLNKLQELFEKEAEIKVIKKEIAEKELDILLTTNRDIALEKAGSIFIHPLLTNKDIKKITSRIQTKRRILENNQLAKQIDQYVVKSLYSNQIDPSELTPLKIRAQMVTKMEKQAFVTPDFYENVERREQMAPTSFPSGIAIPHSIENDAEKSGVSIMTLQESIFWNEVEVKLIALVAISKNDANQFNDFFEKFVEIVSEQVNAKRLSMAESFDEFVQKLKIMIEENE
- the abc-f gene encoding ribosomal protection-like ABC-F family protein — encoded protein: MSIIEINQLKIEVADRVLVEIPNLLVNPKARVGIIGQNGLGKTTLIEVIAGVQEPAGGKVTIQGRLAYIKQLPTDKSTKSGGEKTRKAIQQAMRQNPSVLLADEPTSNLDVKSVKHLERQWKDWHGALIIISHDRAFLNSLCTEIWEIKDQKIQVYQGNYQAYLKQRKQQQNQAELAYKEFKNKKKQLEASQNYHEVEAGRIVKPGKRLNAKEASAFKAGKRTQQKKQHSTIKALDKRIERLGNVEKPHKAKPIKISTPENRIIKKGNTVLTAIEATYEIAGKKLFSTTDFSIKSGDKVALIGENASGKTSFLKQILQNNSKLVCSNQAKIAYFDQELQGLDLTKTLLENMTDISVQSKQMTKEVLGSMHFKETDWLKKASLLSGGERVKLLLSMLLVSDANFLILDEPTNYLDIFAMEALETLIQNFTGTVLFVSHDRTFVSQVAEQLLVIESGKMAFYRMTITEYEASITPSRITEEDKLILEMRMSEIAAKLMQPNLKEEDKALLEKDYQEVITKRRQFN
- a CDS encoding permease, which codes for MFSHLPDSFLQMNTIFISILIEALPFVLIGVFIAGFIQMFISEKFIARVIPKNKFLAVIVGSLIGVFFPSCECGIVPIVRNLLAKGVPLHAGIAFMLTAPIINPVVLFSTYVAFGSTWEVPLLRVAGSLVVALVVGNIIAYFYKGTGLKDRFLKYETAGEKMAVPAANLATVGPNNGMVTPHFQVLEAETEANHIHHHHHHGEAHIHVEMPLSQKVWHTVQHAVDEFFSVGKYLVFGALLAAAMQTYIKTSTLVSIGHGPVLSILLMMVLAFVLSLCSEADAFIAASFRSVFSTQSIVAFLVFGPMLDIKNLMMMLGAFKAKFVLLIVTSVTIVVFLYALVI
- a CDS encoding TIGR03943 family putative permease subunit, which codes for MFRVFILFGFGFYLMQLHISGDISKYINMKYSYLSFSAMIAAFLLAIVQLIMVFRDEDIGAKTEHLGHTHEGENTFWKKILVYGLLSYALIAGFMFPVATLDSTIVSAKGFHFPKNNEAGDDPYAANQFLRPDTSGYFGQTDYEKMMEKEKATIIDQNPIKVTDSNYLMTMEILYNYPGEFAGKQIEFTGFVYNDNVTKDNNLFLFRFGIIHCVADSGVFGMLVQMPEKTSYSNDTWLSVKGTIAQEYYAPFKMTIPSVKVDSYKEIGKPKSVYVYRKY